Sequence from the Tursiops truncatus isolate mTurTru1 chromosome 18, mTurTru1.mat.Y, whole genome shotgun sequence genome:
CAGTCTAGGCTTTTAATACCCGAGAGTAACCATCTTCATAGCTTGTAAGTGAGCACATCTATTTAAAAAGTCACGTGCTCCCGTGACGGGCTGTGTGTAGGGCACCCTGGAAGGTGGCCGGGGACCATTTCTCATCCTTTCTCTATCACCTGGAGGAAAGTTGACTGCTTTTTGTCCTTTTAAATCCatctaaggacttccctggcggcccagtggttaggactccgtgctctcactgccgagggcacgggttcgatccctagttggggaactgagatcccaccagctgcgcggtgcagccaaaaaaaaaaaaaaatcatctaaaagGCACACGCCTTTTAGATCCTCATAAAAGCACTCGTAGTTACTGATGTGTACAGTGCTTTCAGGTCCCTGGATGAAGGCTCAGACCACGGGCCTGTTGCTGGCTGTCCCGGGAGGCTGCCGGGGCCAGCAAGCCACACACAGGGATGGGAAAGGGCTCCCGGAACAGAAAACAGTTTATGAGACCAGTTGTGGTTATATACAAACGTGCATTTGTATGAAATCCTGTAGAAAACCCCATAGAAAAGACACCTGACAGAATTTTTCTCATGCCTCAGCCAACCTTGACCGTGAATAACATTTGAAAGTGTTTAAATAATTCTTCTAGGAGCCAGACTGGTCATGTGACCGCAACTCAGCATCCTCCAAGCAACGAAGGCAATCCATACCCCACACTGTGCGTGTTCCTCAGAAACCCTTTAGCGGTGAGCGTGGGGCGGGATAGGAAtcatccttctttctcccttccctgtcaGTCTTTCTGGTGACAGGTTTTTCTGTAACTGGCGTGGAAGAATCCCAGAATCGCGGACAGACACCGTGGTAACTTACCCATTTAgtgtttgaaatataaaatactaacATACTTTTACAAAACTGGATATAGGTGAAATTAAAAGCTGCTATTCGATTAAAAATtgtaatagattttaaataactattatgtgaattaattatattttaatatttaaatgacttGAGatatgacaaaattattttagttacaagtatgtaattaaagctattatttattattacaaaatgtttttataatgcTATTCTTGGCAACAGGAAAATCTTTACTCTCATCGAAGTATGTTGAGTACCATTTTTTGGAAACCATGTCAAGCATCATGATAATATTAGGATTCAATTTGTCTTATAGAACTGCTAAATAGTTATCTAAACcctagtttgtatttttaaaaagtgtctattaattctgttttcacttaaaaaaccTGGATGCTGAAAAGGGAAGCAAACAAACCTTTGAAGTAGATGAAACTCATTTTTAATTGTCAGAATTTAGGGTCTAGTCTCTCCCTGTTCTTTAGAAACAGTAACTACCCCCCCgcaatttttccattttgttctgcACCATTAAATTGTACTGTGGCAATAAAATACTCCCAAGCAATCTCTTTCAGTCAGTATTCTTCCCGTGGACCATGGGAGTGGAAAAGGCAACGTCGTAGGGGAGCTGAGGGTGTCTTGAGGCAACCCACCATCGGTAGTAGCTGGTGGTACATGCAATCTGTATTTCTCATAAAAAATCACATCTAAGCTTTTGAAATGAGGCCGTTTGCCATTCAAAGCCATCACTAAGGACTTCTAGGTTGTTTCACTTGAGAGCTGAAATGCTTCCAGGTAGCACACGCCACAATTCATGCAACGGACAGCCTCTTGGTGGCGCTGCAAACCATTCACACCTGAAAGGCCGTATTTAAATTCACTGAGAGCATCTAATGATACACCGTTTACATATCATAATCTGAGCCTTCGAAATTAGAGGAACGTATAATGAATGTTCCTTGTAGATCAAAAGAAcatatcttatttaaaattttcacttaaaaaagtaTAACAGAGTTTGAAGCAAGTATAACAGAGTTTGAAGCATTAGGTAACCTCGTCCATTGTTAAAGACTAAAGCgtcaaagcaaataaaaaaccCAGTATTCTCATGTTTACCTTTAATTCAAGGGAAATGGCACAGGTAGCCCTAAGGGGATCAACCAGACCTTCTCAGCATCGTCTTCAGGCCCTGGcgtttctctcctttcctcaaagaaaggaagacaaaCGCCATATCCTTTGTCTGAAATAGGGAAGTACTGTTGGCACTGTCACCCCCGCTGGCTCGGGCCTCACCGGACCGATTTCGGAGAGCAGCAGAGGCTCGGACACTCGCAGGAGTGCAGCCTCTGGGGGCATCTGGGGTCGCACGTGAGATCTACAGGGGGTCAAAGGTGGCCTTGAAGACGAGACGCTGGACCTGGGTGGCGCGGGTGACCGTGCCCCACAGCTGAGCACTGATTGCCCCATCCTCTCACGCTCTCTTGTATCTAAAGCTGGCTACTGTGTTACACTGGTTTTTTGGACTTTCCGGAACAATATCTAATCATCAAGTAACACAATTCGGTGACATTAAGCAGGATGCAAATTCCAGACACGGCGATCATGAAAACCGTGAAGACGGTCTTCTCCGTTGGCCTGGACACGAAGCAGTCCACCGTGTTAGGGCAGGGCCACGCGTTGCATTTCACCAGGCGCTGCATGGCGAAGCCGTCGTACATGACGTAGAAGACGTACATGAAGGCGGCCTCGAAGATGACCCGGAAGAAGATGCTGCCCGTGTAGGTCCACCACAGCGACCCTTCGATTCGGACCTTCTGGCTTTTGATCTCTTCGATGTCCTTATATTCACTCTTTATCTCTCCCttcatgaatttccttttcttctcgtGTCTGTAGTGGGCCACGTGCATGGCCACCAGCAGGGCCGGTGTGGACACGAAGATGAGCTGTAGCGCCCAGAGCCGGATGTGGGACACGGGGAAGTAGTGGTCGTAGCACACGTTCTTGCACCCGGGCTGCAGCGTGTTGCACACGAAGTCGGCCTGCTCATCGCCCCACACCTCCTTCGCGGCCACCACAAGGATCATGACGCGGAAGATGAAGATGACAGTGAGCCAGATCTTTCCGATGCTGGTGGAGTGTTTGTTCACGCCCCCCAAGATCGTCTGCAACGTGCCCCAGTCCATCTTCTCGTCCGGTCAGTTTGCGCTGGAAAAGACAAAGTGACACAACATGGAGGGGACCGGGCAGGACCGGCTCGTGGGGGGCTTGCTGGGTCCGGGCAAGTGAGCGCCCAGAGATCCCTTCCCGAACAAATGCCGGCTCTCACACTACCTCACCcaacaagaggaaaacaaaccaaCCTCTTCTGCCGTAGGGCTAGCCGCGTAGTGCGCAGAACACCTGGAACGCGTTCTCTAGTAAAGAGGGGTATATCCAGCTGACTAGCGCACCCAGTCCATAGCACACGATCAACACGTGGGGTGGGGCACCCCGGCAAACGTGCGCGCCGACGCAGGGCCCTGCTGGAGGCGCTGACTGAACCCCTGCGCGGTTCCCCCCAACCCTCCAACGGCATGCAGCCCTCCCAAGTGCTTGTTCTGGACGGTACCCTGGCCTCGTGCCAGCCGGGGACGACCTCGACGTCGCCTTCAAGGCCGAGAGGCCAAGTCTCACGGCAGCACCTCCTTCCTTATCTCAATTCATTTTCATGGATGTGGGATGCAGCAGTGAAATGATTGTCCCCAATGGTAAAATCCACGTTTAATGTTTCCCAAAGGGcttcacttcctgtctctatatGAAAAGGGGCAGGTTAGAAATGGTCCTTCCATGGAGAAAAGCCCCTGTGTGCGTGGGTTTTTGTGACCATTCTGTGTATAGATTGGGGTCCTTGCTGTCCTGTTGGGACTGACCGAGCGGTTAGTACTCAGGTTTGGAAAGTGTTGCGACGGTGCATTGTTATCATGGACTATGGTGTTTAGAAGTGTTTCTAAAGGGGtgcattgtaaaaaaaaaatgacaacgtTTAACTCGGTGATTCCCCAGGACTGGCCCTACCGGGCACCCTCACGGTACTGCAGGTCAGTACCGACACTGCTGGGTGATGTGCTGCCTACTGAAGGGACCTGGGAAGCCTGTGCGCTCACCTTCCACCAGCCAGTGGCCTCTTCATCCCAGGGTATGAACAGTCTTCACATACTTAAGAGTCACACCTGTCTGTCTCAATCAAGCCTCTTTTAAACAAGACCCCACCCTCCACAATCTGATGAGTAATGTGTCCACTCCTTCCAAACTGGTTCTCAGTCCTCCAGCTTCTCTTACTTAAAAGCTTAGTGCTCTCCTTATTCTAAGCAAGTCGGGTCCTGTCTCCCGATGGGCTTCCTGAGCAGGTTGGGGAGAGTCTGATCACCCTGCTGCCTCTGGGGCGCTGCTGGGGGCACCAGAGGTCTGGCTGAAACCATCCAAGGCCACCTCGttcagaggccacagcagagacaTGAGAAGGGTCAGGGCAGGAGAGCTACGAGCGTTGAGACATCCTCGTGAAACGCTCAGCCAGCTCAGCTCGAAAGAGAGAAACATCCCTGGGAAAAGGTCTGCTCTGGGCTCAGCCCTGACCCTTAAATACAGACGGTCCGGGAGGGCTTAGGTTCTGCACCTGGTCCGTCCTGCCCTAGCAGTGTACTCGAAGCTCTTGTGAAATCAGACCCTCCAGTTCTTCGCTGGCCCTTGTTACTAAATGGAAACAGGACACTCACAGAAACAGACCGTCTGGCGTGTATCAGTACATCTGGCTAAAAATCTGGAATGAGGCCAGCGCCCAGTGCAGGACCCACACCCCTCAAACCAGTCCAGTCAGCAGCGGCTGCGAAGAAGACAGTTCCAAGTAAACCCTATACTCTTGTTGTTGTTTAAAGCGCCTGGCTGGGCTGCAGCTACCTGTTCTAAAGATCCTTTAGAAAGAGGAGCAAATTAAAGTTGGATCCCGATGGGCTAGGGAGAGGCGGACCGACCCAGCGGGATGAAACTGCTCTCCACAGTGAGCAGCGGGGTGCTGGCCCCCGCCCTTCCTGGCCGGCCCACACCTGCGGGGGTGGGGTCGGGGGCAGAGGAGCTGTTTTGTCCTGTCGGGAGGCTGCTGGGTGAAGTACTAGCTTCCAGAAGGGGCAAAAGGGATCCCTTACTCCTTAGCTTCGCAGTCCTTACTTCTGCTGATGGTGGCCCTTCGGCCCACAGGCCCCACCCCGTCCCCCCGTGTCTGTAATTGTGACTGGCCGCACACTACTCCCGACCCCGACTCAAAGGGCAAATGGGGACACGGCTGTCGCCACACATCTCGAGAGAGTCCCGGGGGACGGCCGCAGGGGCCAGCTCTCAGGAAGCTGGAGGACGGGTTAGGCTTCTTCCCTGTCCGGTAGGGGACGTTCAGGGCCGACGCAGCCGGCCCTAAAGCACGGCTCCCCGGTTTTGGACCAGCGCCCCGAAAGccgacccccaccccacctgccccccGACTGCACCGCCCCCTGGAAACGCCGCTCTCGAATTTGCAGGAGAAAAACAGGCAACCACAGCGCGGACTCGATCCGGCTGTGCGGGGCGGCAAAGCGGCGCCAGGAGGCAAAGGTCAGTTTCCTCCAGGTTAAGCTTCCGCGTAACCCACGGGATGGACTTTCCTCTCTGAGCGAACCCTTCGGCCAGGTCGAGGCTCCTGGTGGACAGGCTCCTGGTGGCGGCAGGCGAAGCGCGCCGGTGTCTGTGCCAGGCTTTCCCCGGAGGAACCAGGCCGACTGCCAGGCGGCTCGGGGGCCGCGCACCTGTCCGGCCCTCCTTCCCCGCGCGGCCCCGGCTCCGGGCCAGTCCGCGCGCTGCGCACCGCGGGGTCGGCCGGGTCCAACCCCAGACTCGGCCCGAGGAGCTGCCGGCCAGGGGCTCGCGATCGCCACCCTCCTTGCACCCCAGCGCCGCTGTCGCCACTGCCCGGGACCCGGCGGCGCGGGGCCTCGGTGCGCGCCGGATCCAGCCCGGGGTACCCGGGTCCCTTCCCGAGGGTCCcacagccccaggcctcctggggtCTCTCCCCGCCGGGTCCGCAGCCCCCAGCCGTCCCGAGGAGCCGAGAGTGGGAGCCGGCCTTACCGACTGGAGCGGGGCGCACGGGCGGGGCGGACTCCCCGGGGTCTCGCGGAGCGCTCGGCGGGGccggagcggcggcggcggcgaggggGCGCGGGGGGGCGGCGGAGGCCGCTATCTGCTCGGTGTCGGGAGAGCTCGGCGCGCCGGGCGCTCGGGCCTTGGACACCTGTGCGCTCGTCGGCGCCTTTTAACCGCGCCCGGCACCCCGCCTCTTCTCCGGAGCTGCTGAGAAAGTCCGGGAGGGGGCGGCTCCTCGGCGTCCGGCCGCCCCCAGCGCCGCGGGCGGGGCGCACCGGCCCCGGGTCCTCAGCGCTTCCCCGTGTCCCCGAGTCCCCCGAGCACCACAGATCCCCGCGCCCCCAGACCCCCGGCCGCCCGGGTCCGAGCGGGGCGACGCTGAGCCTCGGCTCCCTGCGATTTTGGGGAGAGGGTGAGGTTAAAGGATCGTTGTCgttgctgttattgttatttCTACGTGGACCGGTTCAAGAGCACAGTCGTAGTCAAAGCTCcggtttaatttttatttttaatttttttttatttgaagagtAAGTTCAGGCCGGAGGTCCGGTTCCCCGCGAGGCTCCCCCCGGGCAGCGCGGTTGCCCTGGGCCGGTTCCCTCCTGGGAATGTGGGTTCacggtgggcggggtgggggggggcaccGCCGGGCTTGCACCGCCGGGCTTGGCCAAGGGCCTGCTTCTTTCTCCCCCAAACCTCGCAGGCAAACTTAACGAATGTCTCCTTGAGTTCCTGTTTGATTCGATCACTTTCCACTACGTGCCAAGGGCCGGAGTTGGACGTGGTGAGGACACAAGGCCAGCGCCAGGGACCCTGCACGCGGGCCCATCCCTGCGCCCCATCAGAGGGTGCCCCCGGACCCTGCCCACGTCCTCCTACTCCCACGGCTGAGAAATAGCAAGAAGGTTACTCAGTTCGGGGTGCGGAGCCCCCCCTGAATGAAGTCTACCGACCCCTTCCCCTGCACACACGTCTCGGAGGGGCGCGCTGGTGGGATTTCTGGAGAGGCTCCCTGGGAAGCTCGGTTCCTCTCCCGGAAGCTTGAGCTCGGATTACAAGGTTTCATTGTTCACATGTGGCTGGGTATTTTGACATTCACAAAGCAAGTGGATGGAGAATTAAAATCGCAAGAGTGGGCCGCGTCTGGGGAACTGTGTCCCGCACGGGGGGCAGGAAACTCACCCCAGGATTCCTGCAAAGGGGCCAGCCCTGAGGTGCAGGCGTGCTCGCTCCCACGCTTGGCTTCACTTAGGTCGGTTTTAAGTTGAGCAGAGATGATTCACCCTGACAGGGCAGATGTGGCCTTAGAAATGGGTTTCCCGTGATTGTGAACATTAGCGTAAAGGTACtgacttttccttttaaaggTTGCACCTCATCGCCACGGGCCAGTTTAGGCCATTCTTGCTGGGCGAACCTGAGTTTGTCCCCCTATCACTACCCCACCTTCCAGCCCCAGGTCTTAGTCCGGGAAGGAGTGTCTGTTCATGAACAGACAAAGCCCTACAAGGCCCATCTGAGAGATGTGCTGAATCGGCTGGTTGGAAATTACAAGGCAAACGTGGGTGGCCTGGAGGAACCTTCCTGGCCTGAGCCTCCTgggagctggggggcagggaaCGCCCTTCAGGTTGTCAGGGCATCGCTCTGTGGGGCTCTGGGATTGGAGTGAAGGAAGTGTCTGGAACCTTTGCAGGAAGCCAGCTGGTAAAGGCGGTTTGGACATTGAAAGCTGACTCGCTTTCCCCCGCTGAAGGATTTCCCCTTGCCTTTTCGTGTCTATATCATGATCGCAGGTTGCTGTTCAACTTCCTGTTCCTGTGTTCCCTGACTTATCCTCCTGATTTGCATAATGACAGTGTATTGCTGTCTGATTGAATATCCTAGCCACTCTGTATTTGAGGATTTATGGTTAGAACCCCTACAGCTCTTAAATCTTAACTACAACGCAGCACCTGATTGTCTTCTGTTTGGTGTGACTTCTGTTGTTTTCTGTGCACTGGTGTCTTCTTCCCAACCAGACTCGGATTCGGATGGGGCAAGAAATCTCGTGGAGGTATTTCGTGTCCTCcagagcagaggaggggagggagggtaagATGGAAAAAGGGTCTCACGTCTGGACATTTGAAGTTATCGCCACACGAGCTTAGATGTCTGTGCACTTAGCAGATCACACCACagcttaatgttttaaaaatcctgtaATTATTCTGTGAATAGCACAATCATATTGCGGCATTATTTTTGGTTAAAAGCATTACTTTGTTATATGTAAACATTGAAAATAAgcctcagggacttccctagtggctcagtggttaagaacccacctgccaatgctggggacacgggtttgatccctggtccaggaagatcccacatgccacagagcaacaaagcccgtgtgccacaactactgagcctgtgtgccacaagtactgaagcccacatgcctaaagcccgtgctctgcaatgaagagtagccctcgcttgccgtaagtagagaaagcccgcgcacagcaacgaagacccaacgccccccaaaataaataaataaataaatttttaaaaaaagaaagaaaataagcctTCATTTTCAGGTCTTCATCCTGAAAGGGTCATCCTGACCCGTCCTGCCCTCCGCTTCAGCCTCCCCAGCCCGATGcgcccacctctccagcctcatcaacTAGGCAGCAAGCAACATAGAGCACAGTTTTGGACTCGGTTTTATGGAAGAACTCTGGCGTCTCCTGGGTAGGTCTTGAGTGAAGCTGATACGGAGGACTGGCCCTTTTCAGGGAAGGTCCGGGTGTCATTGAATAAATATTGACGGCTAAACTGGTGGGTATGTGTTACAGCTGCACCTGTCACCTCACAGTGTCAGAGAGATGTGTGACTAAGGTTTTTACATAAGTACTTAGTAGCAAAAAGACAAATCCCAGGCATTCAAAATTTAGCTGATCTTTTATACAGGTATTTAAAGTGGTGCAGGGACATCGCTGGTGGTGCtgtggtcaagaatccacctgccaatgcaggggacacaggttcgagctctggtccgggaagatcccacatgccacggagcaactaagcccgtgtgccacaactactgggcctgtgctctagagcccgcgagccacaactactgaagcccgcgtgccacaactactgaagcccacgcgcctagagcctgtgctcggaaacgagagaagccaccgcaatgagaagcccgcgcaccgcaacgaagagcagcccctgctctctgcaactagagaaagcccgcgtgcagcaatgaagagccagtgcagcaataaataaataaatttattttaaaaagtcgttattaaaaaaatcaaaaattaaagtGATGCAGTTGTCAGGCTATAAGGGGAAGTGCTAATGTGTAAAGCTATTTGATATTTCAAGTTGACAGTTGTTTTACAAATAAGCCAAAAAAAAGCTGCTGTTGTGCAAGAAATCAGTGTGAGACAAATcctatttcttaatatattttaatgaatgatTGCCTGCCAGCTGCCTGATGGGGCAGCCCCTTGAGTTCCCCCTGGGAAGGATGGTCTGAATGTACATGAAGAATGTCTCAGTTAAATTTCTGACTCACAAATCATACGTGATAACAGAAGGTGATAGCAGAAATGTCTCAAGGCAAGAAGGGACTGATGAGAGAGAGGAATCCCCGTGCTAACACCTGGCAGTTCGGGGATCATTGGATGTCTCTGAGCCACGAGCTATTGGTCTGCAGCCACTTTCTCGACTTTGCTGTTGAAATATTAATCATATTAATAATTGgcaaaaaagggaaaattcagCCCTCCTCAAATGAGCAGATATTAAGAGCCCCTGAAAGTCTCTGCATAATTTGTTAATAATGACTTACATACGATAATATCATTTGAAAGCAGGAGTGGCCTTTCACGTTTTTGTATATAATTATCACAGGAGAAGGGCATTTCACAAGATTTCTCTCTGTACCTTTGACCCACACCCTCACTTATGTATCCTGAAAATTGTTAATGTCAAATAATTTAGGGGAAAGGATCAGTTGTTACATTCCAAGTATGTTAAACTTTCAGATTTCACTAGTTTAATTGTTCTTCTCTTCAGTTTCAaattaaagtcataaaaattcCCACTTTTGAATTTGAAAATGTTATAAGCCTTTCCACTTTCCTCACTCTATTCTTATGTTCGTACATGAAATATTTGGGGGCAATTTGAGTTCTCAGATGTGTCAGCTGCAAGGCCATGGTAAAATAAGTCAATTTCCTTGGCTTTACTGGACGAGCAGATGCTCTTAGTGGCAAATACATCCGTATAGCTCTTGTATGATTATTTAAGCAGACTGTGGAGAGATTACAAAGATGCTTCCAAATGTATTTCTATCAAAAGCATGTGTTGGTCAGAAATGAATTCAAAGCTATAACTCCCCAGGCAAACTAGTGGGGGAAAATTGACTTCtattgaatataaaaattaaattctgtacGCTTTGGTGAGTTgtcaaaaaggaaattctgcacAACTCATAAAGGAACAAAAGAGATTTCTACATGTTAGTGTGTCAGAACAATATTGTGTCATATACCATCTTGAAGAGCTTTGGGAATAAGTTAGGGTCTAGTAAACACTCATAATATGGGTggctttagtaaaaaaaaaaaaaaaattataggcatAGGTTTGACCAAGGGCTGCAGAGTAATGATTCCTTTGTTGGATTGTGTCTGCTAGACCACAGCGGCTTTTTGTGAAATGCTAGTGTGGACGGTCCCAGGTCTGTCGCTGTCTGGAAACCACTGATTCCAGGGCCAGTTTTGCACCGACAAGCCCGGTCAGGTGGCTGTTCTCTGGCTTGGAAATTCTCTTTGGGAATTGGACATGGTGTCTTTGATCTTAGAATTCAGAGCTTGGTTTGTGTGTTAGCCATTCATCTAGACTTCTCCTTAAACTGTTTCAGAGCCCCTTCTACGTTGGGGGAAGAAGCACATACTGTATTGGTGTATAGATTTCTCTGGTTTCACCTCATCCTTGAAAAATCTTTGTGCTGGGAAAAGGCGCTTGCAATACCCAGAGTTCCCAGTAGATGGCACTGGGAAGACTCGTCAGGGAAACGGGGACGATCGCTGAAGAAAGATGGATACTCTTGTCCTTTAGTGTTGCTTGTCGCGACCTCGTTAATAGGCTGGGAAATaactgtctttccttttttttcacaattaaatgaaatagaatagaataggaaATATCAGAACACACTGCTCTTAATAAGAGTTAAGTCGTGTTTTAGGAAATGTGTGTTTCGTGTGTGTTTTCATACTCACACGTGTGCTAGTCCCAGTGTGAGATGTACTGGTTGCTGTAGACTTCTGTCACAAAACGTTGGAACGTCATTTCCAGGGCGAAAGCATATCACTGTGGCCTCAGGAGAAGTGGTGTCACAGCAGGAAAGACACCCAGGCCCTGAGCGCCGCCCCTCCTCTGCCGTGCCCCCTGCGAGCTCACTGCCCCAAGAACCCCAGCAGCTCCCAGCCGCTTATGACCCTGGAAGATGCCTTCCTCCATCGGACTTGTTTCCCCGGGGCTCCTCTCTGGTCTGAGGATGTGGGCTCGTGGGATGGGGGAGAAGCAACAGCGCTATCTGACTGGGTCTTTTActaacaataaaattatttatctaCAAAAGGACACATACTTGATGCCCTGATGTCTAGTAAGCTCAGGGTCACAGGTCGGCTATTTTAATGGGTTACGTATTTAATGTCAAAAGTGGGTGTCGGACTATTGTGCTTTGGGAAAGAAGAGACAATAGACAGATAGCCTATTGTTGTTTCTTTACTGCCTTTGAAATAAACCCTTGAGGGTGGAGCTTGGGCTCCTCTCTTTGGTGGTCGGGGGCTCCGTACGGAGAGTGGATGTTTGGGGGAAGCAGTGTGGGTCAGCCTGGAGGGTCTCATCCTCAACGGAGGCAGCATCATCTCAGCCACCgtctggtgggaagcagccatctTCCCTTACAGACTGTGTGACATTCTGCACTAGGTTGTTAGGATGCTATGTTTTCAGACAGCATAGCCTGCCTACAATTTACCAAAGGACAAAACAGACTTGTAGAAGTCACGTGTTTGGACCACGAATGTAGACTGTGTAACtgacacacaaaacacacacataaacgAAGGGGTCTCTGGGTATCCTCCAAGGCAGAGGTCCCTGCGTTAAACATTTACACACGACTGGATGCCCTGAAGTGTGCCGCACGTTGTGGGTTTTCTTTATCACACAACTCTGTGAGAGCATTTTTAATCCAGTCCAGCACCTGCCTTGGACTCCCTTTGCATAAAGGATGGAGTAAATGTTGGGGGAAGGAACAGCTGGAGCCAGAAATCGACCCACCTCCACCCTTGGAGGGAAGATGTGGTCCCAACATCAATGGTGGTGAAAACGACATCCCGGGCTCTGGACCTGCAAGAGGTACGGTCCCCTGACGGAG
This genomic interval carries:
- the GJB2 gene encoding gap junction beta-2 protein — translated: MDWGTLQTILGGVNKHSTSIGKIWLTVIFIFRVMILVVAAKEVWGDEQADFVCNTLQPGCKNVCYDHYFPVSHIRLWALQLIFVSTPALLVAMHVAHYRHEKKRKFMKGEIKSEYKDIEEIKSQKVRIEGSLWWTYTGSIFFRVIFEAAFMYVFYVMYDGFAMQRLVKCNAWPCPNTVDCFVSRPTEKTVFTVFMIAVSGICILLNVTELCYLMIRYCSGKSKKPV